The Chelatococcus sp. HY11 nucleotide sequence GCCGTTATACACCATGTCGATGGCACCGGATTCGAGCGCTGCCGTCGCCGCGGCATCCTCGCTGAAGATCGTGAACACGATCTCCTTCGACACCGGCTCGCCCTTGCGCCAATAATTCGGGTTGGCCTTGAGCTTCATGCCCTGGCCGACGGACCGGCTTTCGAGCAGGTAGGGACCCGTGCCCGCCGGCACCGTTTCCACCGTCTCGACGCCCTTCGGATCAATCGGGATGAGGAATTGCAGGAGGTCGAGGATCTGGCGGTCCGGTACCGGATCCTTGAAGTTGATCGTGACGGTACGGTCATCGGGCGTCGCCCAGTCTTTCACGACCGCCATGGTCGAATAGACATTCTTGCCGCGCGCGGGATCGGCGCCCTTGGTGAGGGCCGCGACGACGCCATCCGCCTTGAACGGCGCGCCGCTGTGGAATGTCACGCCGTCACGCAGCGTCACCGTGACGGACTTGTTGTCGGGCGCGATCTTCCATTCGGTCGCGAGGCTCGGCACCGGCTTGCCATCGGCCGTGTATTCGATGAGGCTGTCGTAGAGGTTCTTGATGACGTAGAAATTCACCGTCGACAGCTGCTGCGGATCGTAGTTGGCGATCTCGTCAAGAACGCCGATGCGGAGCGTGCCCCCCTTCAAAGTCTGTGCCGAGGCCGTGTCCGGCGCGGCCAAACCCGTGATCGCAAGGCCTGCCGCGGCACAAGCCGCGATGCCGAGCATCCGCAGGCGCTGCCCCAATGTCCTGTAAGTCATGCCGCTCTCCCGCTCTGTCATATCGGGCCTTGTTGCAAGGTCCCGTTCCCGCTCTTCATTGTTGTGGATTACGCCAGTCTTCGAAACGCTCCAGCGGATATACTGGCCGCGGAATATTCCTCCATGGCAATGTGAATACATCAGACTGTCCAGGGCCACGTGTATCCGCACGAATGACCACGGATGATATCGGCGCGAAGTACTGGAAGTTGGATGCTGTCTTCAGGACCGCGATCTTGTATTCGCTCGGATTGATCCCGAACGCCTCGTAAGCGGCGGGAATATTGCCTGCGACGCCACGCAACTCGGAAATCAGGAGCGTGCACGGGCCCACGTCAAAAACGACGACACGCCCCATGTCGATATGCGTCTGGTGATTGAACGCGACGGGAATCTTGCCGTCGGCGACCTTGCGCACGGTCCCCGTCACTTCAAGCGGCGAGAAGAACGCCGTTGCCGCATCCCCCCCGAGCGGCAGCGTCACTGTCGCGCCCTCGCCTGCCTCCGCGAGCCGCGCGACCGTCTGCGGCGAAATCAGCGGAATGAGCGCGCGGCTCTTGATGCCGAGGCGAAGGATCGCCTCGAGGATGAGGTTGCTGTCACCCGCCGAGCCGCCGAAAACCGTGTCCCCCGTATCGCTGATGACCACGACGCCCTCAGCGGCGCGGTCCGCCATCATCACCGCCTCGTCGACGGAAACCGCTTCCTTGATCTGGAAATCGTCGCGCATCGCCCAGGCGAGATCGGCGAGTTCGTCGGCGAGACGCTCCGCGAGCGCCGGGTCGTCATCCGTCACCACCACGGCCGCCCAACCGCCCTCGGCCACGTCCAGCCACGGCTGCATGGGATAGTTGGAGGCCTGCAGAACCCGAGGGTCGGCCTCGAGAGCGCGCGCGCGATCGAACCAGACCTTCATGGGGCCCTTCGCCGTCAGGAACTGTTCCTGATGTGAGAGCAACGGGATCTTCCGCCATGCAATGACAGGCTTGAGCTTGTCCTTCAAAACTTTCAGGAGGACTTCCGTGCCCACCTTGCCGGTATCGAACGTGTCGTGAGGCTGCGTGCGGTGTCCGACGATAATGGTGGCGTTGTCGATTATCTTCTGCGTGATATTGGCGTGATGGTCGAGCCCGAGCATTATCGGAACGTCAGCTCCGAGAATGCTGCGGCAGAGAGCAATCTGCTCGCCCTCGACATCGTCGATGCCTTCGGCGGCGCAGGCCCCGTGCAATTGCAGAACGAGCCCGTCAATCGGAATGGCCGCCGCGAGCCCCTCGCGGATTTTCGCCTGAAAGAAATCGAAGGCCTCGCGGGAAATGCGGCCGCCCGCGCCGCTCCATGCGCGAATGATCGGTATGGTCTCGACGGCGAGGCCGGATTCCGCCACGGCCGCATAGTGTCCCCCGACCTGCCCAAGCTGGTTGAGCTCCGCCGTGATCGCGTCGCCTTCAAGAATTCCGAAGGCGACATAGTCGGACAACTCGGTCAACACTGGGTTGAAGTCATTCGTTTCCTGGCCAATATGAATGAGCGCTAGCCGCACCTGACCACCCCCGCGTTACAGAGTTAATACTATAGACAACAAGCACCTCACAGGCCCATGACTGCGTCAGGTGCTATTTCAATTCAATTAATACTCAACGTCATTGAGACGTTGCTTATTCCCGGACCCTCCACTTCCTGGACTTTCCAGGCCGTGTTGTGCGATCCCCGGCCTCGCGCGCTCCGCTCCCCTATGATCGAAGCGTAGTAACGGGCAGAATTCGCGTCAAGAACCCCTCGTTTCGTCAGAAGAAACGTTGCAGAGCGCGCCAAACATCGATGCGGCCACCGAGCCAGCCTCCCTATGTTTCCAAGCCCGCAGACCCCGACCATCAACCAGCCTATCGCCCCCGGCTCTCGGAAAAAGAGGCGTCGTCAATGGCGGCTTGGAACGGCTCGAATCTCGGAGATCGCTTGCTTTAGCTGCACA carries:
- a CDS encoding M81 family metallopeptidase, yielding MRLALIHIGQETNDFNPVLTELSDYVAFGILEGDAITAELNQLGQVGGHYAAVAESGLAVETIPIIRAWSGAGGRISREAFDFFQAKIREGLAAAIPIDGLVLQLHGACAAEGIDDVEGEQIALCRSILGADVPIMLGLDHHANITQKIIDNATIIVGHRTQPHDTFDTGKVGTEVLLKVLKDKLKPVIAWRKIPLLSHQEQFLTAKGPMKVWFDRARALEADPRVLQASNYPMQPWLDVAEGGWAAVVVTDDDPALAERLADELADLAWAMRDDFQIKEAVSVDEAVMMADRAAEGVVVISDTGDTVFGGSAGDSNLILEAILRLGIKSRALIPLISPQTVARLAEAGEGATVTLPLGGDAATAFFSPLEVTGTVRKVADGKIPVAFNHQTHIDMGRVVVFDVGPCTLLISELRGVAGNIPAAYEAFGINPSEYKIAVLKTASNFQYFAPISSVVIRADTRGPGQSDVFTLPWRNIPRPVYPLERFEDWRNPQQ